In the genome of Cellvibrio sp. KY-YJ-3, one region contains:
- a CDS encoding porin — protein sequence MSFQKSWSVARSLVSKKAFQRNLLTTAVGIALSANAFAGFPTLYGKVYLTAGQYDLEKNDFSLTAPGATTYRHIGATGIATELDTFVLESTGSRLGVQGDFDANAEVQVFYRVEYGIDVDNGTNSNGRELTQRNIFAGIRGDWGSLLAGKNDTPLKTLQTNSVLRSDIDRFNDAPLADIGSYLVGENRPDNVIQYASPILLGGLEVNIAAIQAEETGVEVSPTNAQDDNGFASGQSVSVVYGKSKWFVGAAFDRNVVTSDVFRALGEVSLGPVKLAAIYQTAERHEDVDLLGGFSTFVGTNGTNLGAQNGLNPLSEWDGATGNAYKEQDGYVLNALWKIAGPWSARVQYGHSTSTPTNDSYSDVDADALAVGVDYNFNSATRVFGYYASLEAEGDAQISTKATTDSTFALGLDFRF from the coding sequence ATGTCATTTCAAAAATCGTGGTCGGTTGCTCGATCACTTGTTTCAAAAAAAGCCTTTCAACGCAATCTATTGACCACCGCTGTCGGTATTGCATTATCGGCCAATGCATTTGCCGGTTTTCCAACGCTCTACGGCAAGGTGTATTTAACCGCTGGCCAGTATGATCTGGAAAAAAATGATTTTTCTCTCACAGCTCCTGGCGCCACAACTTACCGCCATATTGGCGCAACCGGTATTGCCACAGAGTTGGATACCTTTGTGTTGGAAAGCACCGGTTCGCGCTTGGGTGTGCAGGGCGACTTTGATGCAAATGCCGAGGTGCAGGTTTTTTACCGTGTGGAATACGGTATTGATGTGGATAACGGCACCAACAGCAATGGCCGCGAATTAACCCAGCGCAATATTTTTGCCGGTATCCGTGGCGATTGGGGTTCGCTGCTCGCCGGTAAAAATGACACCCCGCTAAAAACCCTGCAAACCAATAGCGTACTGCGTAGCGACATCGATCGTTTTAATGACGCACCCCTGGCCGATATAGGTTCTTACCTCGTCGGTGAAAATCGCCCCGACAATGTTATCCAATACGCCTCGCCCATTTTGCTGGGTGGTTTGGAAGTGAACATCGCCGCGATTCAAGCGGAAGAAACCGGTGTGGAAGTGAGCCCAACCAATGCGCAGGACGATAATGGTTTTGCCTCGGGGCAATCGGTGTCGGTGGTTTACGGCAAATCCAAATGGTTTGTCGGCGCCGCGTTTGATCGCAATGTAGTGACCAGCGATGTGTTCCGCGCATTGGGTGAAGTGTCACTGGGCCCGGTAAAACTCGCGGCGATTTACCAAACCGCAGAGCGTCATGAAGACGTTGATTTACTCGGTGGTTTCTCTACGTTTGTCGGCACCAATGGCACCAATCTCGGTGCACAAAATGGATTGAATCCGCTCTCAGAATGGGACGGCGCTACAGGCAATGCCTACAAAGAACAAGATGGTTATGTACTTAACGCGCTGTGGAAAATTGCCGGCCCCTGGAGCGCACGGGTGCAATACGGCCACTCCACCAGCACTCCCACCAATGATAGCTACAGCGATGTCGACGCCGATGCGTTAGCCGTTGGTGTGGATTACAACTTCAATTCGGCAACGCGTGTGTTTGGTTATTACGCAAGTTTGGAAGCGGAAGGTGATGCCCAAATCAGCACCAAGGCGACCACGGATAGCACCTTTGCACTGGGTCTGGATTTCCGTTTTTAA
- a CDS encoding sulfate ABC transporter substrate-binding protein → MKLFAQSAAVLVASLISVSVFAKDITLLNVSYDPTRELYREFNAAFAKHWKEKTGDNVKVDQSHGGSGAQSRAVIDGLRADVVTLALAGDIDPIAKIGGLLPEDWVTKLPNNSAPYTSTIVFLVRKGNPKNIKDWDDLVKKGVEVITPNPKTSGGARWNYLAAWAFAKKQGKDDAGAQEFVRQLFQNVPVLDTGARGSTTTFVQRGIGDVLLTWENEAFLAINELGEDEVEIVVPSISILAEPSVAVVDKNAAAKGNAEVAKAYLEYLYTKEGQNLAAKHYYRPRDPQVAEVYANTFPKLDLVTIDDFGGWVKAQPFHFGDGGIFDQIYQ, encoded by the coding sequence ATGAAATTATTTGCACAATCGGCCGCCGTATTGGTGGCCAGCTTAATTAGCGTCAGCGTTTTTGCCAAAGACATTACGCTGCTGAATGTTTCTTACGATCCTACGCGCGAACTCTATCGCGAATTCAATGCGGCCTTTGCCAAACACTGGAAAGAAAAAACCGGCGACAACGTCAAAGTGGATCAATCCCACGGCGGTTCCGGTGCGCAATCGCGCGCGGTAATCGATGGCTTGCGTGCCGATGTGGTGACACTGGCACTCGCGGGTGATATCGATCCTATAGCCAAGATTGGCGGTTTATTGCCAGAGGATTGGGTAACGAAATTGCCCAACAACAGCGCGCCTTATACCTCCACGATTGTATTTTTGGTACGCAAAGGCAACCCAAAAAATATTAAGGATTGGGACGATCTGGTGAAGAAGGGCGTAGAAGTTATTACGCCAAACCCTAAAACCTCAGGCGGTGCGCGCTGGAATTATTTAGCCGCTTGGGCCTTTGCAAAAAAACAGGGTAAAGACGACGCTGGTGCGCAGGAATTTGTTCGTCAATTGTTTCAAAACGTTCCCGTATTAGATACCGGCGCACGCGGCTCAACAACCACCTTTGTGCAACGCGGTATTGGCGATGTGTTGCTGACTTGGGAAAACGAAGCGTTTTTGGCAATCAACGAATTGGGTGAAGACGAAGTAGAAATTGTGGTGCCGAGCATTTCCATTTTGGCTGAACCATCGGTGGCGGTGGTCGATAAAAATGCAGCCGCCAAAGGCAATGCCGAGGTTGCCAAAGCTTACTTGGAATACCTTTACACCAAAGAAGGCCAAAACCTGGCGGCCAAACATTATTACCGCCCACGCGACCCGCAAGTTGCCGAAGTTTATGCGAATACATTTCCAAAACTGGATTTAGTCACCATCGACGATTTTGGCGGTTGGGTAAAAGCACAGCCATTTCATTTTGGCGATGGCGGAATTTTCGATCAGATTTATCAATAA
- the cysT gene encoding sulfate ABC transporter permease subunit CysT — protein MSETSASILATTPVVFPKNPWVKKSVLPGFGLSLGLAALYASLIVFIPLAGLVIKSLELSWPELWAVVSNARALASYKLTFGAAFVAASLNLLFGFIVAWVLVRYQFFGKRVVDALVDLPFALPTAVAGIALTALYTTKGWVGQWFWLADIKIAYTWIGVTVALTFIGLPFVVRTVQPVLADLEAEIEEAAASLGASRWQTFKRILLPALLPSLLTGFALAFARAIGEYGSVVFISGNMPYKTEITPLLIMTKLEEFDYAGAAALGTVMLIFSFVLLLLINLLQHWSHKRTGG, from the coding sequence ATGAGTGAAACTTCCGCGTCAATACTGGCAACGACGCCAGTCGTTTTCCCCAAAAACCCCTGGGTTAAAAAAAGTGTATTACCCGGTTTTGGTTTATCCCTTGGCCTTGCTGCACTTTATGCCAGTTTAATTGTATTTATCCCACTCGCGGGTCTCGTGATCAAATCATTGGAACTCAGCTGGCCTGAACTCTGGGCGGTGGTGAGCAATGCACGCGCGCTAGCCAGTTATAAACTCACTTTTGGTGCAGCGTTTGTGGCTGCCAGTTTGAATTTATTGTTCGGTTTTATCGTCGCCTGGGTATTGGTGCGTTACCAATTTTTTGGCAAACGCGTGGTGGATGCTTTGGTGGATTTACCCTTTGCATTACCCACCGCTGTCGCCGGTATTGCACTCACCGCGCTTTACACCACCAAAGGTTGGGTAGGGCAGTGGTTTTGGTTGGCGGATATCAAAATCGCCTACACCTGGATTGGTGTCACCGTGGCATTAACCTTTATTGGTTTGCCGTTTGTGGTGCGCACTGTGCAGCCAGTACTCGCTGATTTGGAAGCGGAAATTGAAGAGGCAGCGGCGAGTTTAGGGGCATCGCGCTGGCAAACCTTTAAGCGCATTTTATTGCCCGCACTCTTGCCTTCACTGTTAACCGGTTTTGCTTTGGCGTTTGCGCGTGCCATTGGTGAATACGGTTCAGTGGTTTTTATTAGCGGCAATATGCCCTACAAAACGGAAATCACCCCACTACTGATTATGACCAAGCTGGAAGAATTTGATTACGCCGGTGCGGCCGCACTCGGTACCGTCATGTTGATTTTCTCCTTCGTGTTGTTACTGCTCATTAACCTGCTCCAACATTGGAGCCATAAGCGCACAGGAGGTTAA
- the cysW gene encoding sulfate ABC transporter permease subunit CysW, with amino-acid sequence MAGAVSSFGAQKIAARNSATSEAPWVRVVLIAVALTFLTLFLFLPLFVVFSEAFAKGAGVYWASITEPAAAHAIKLTLIAAAIAVPCNLIFGLAAAWAIAKFEFRGKQFVITLIDLPFAVSPVIAGLIYMLLFGRQGFFGEWLGENDYQIMFAIPGIVLATVFVTFPFIARELIPLMQEQGKEQEEAAITLGASGWKMFWRVTLPSVKWALLYGMILCNARAMGEFGAVSVVSGKIREQTNTLPLHIEILYNEYQFAAAFAVASLLALLALVTLVLKSLLEWKAAREHELAVRAANAQ; translated from the coding sequence ATGGCCGGTGCTGTTTCATCGTTCGGCGCGCAAAAAATTGCGGCGCGCAATTCTGCTACTAGCGAAGCGCCTTGGGTGCGGGTGGTATTAATTGCTGTTGCGCTTACGTTTTTAACGCTGTTTTTATTTTTACCTTTATTTGTCGTTTTTAGCGAAGCCTTTGCTAAAGGTGCAGGCGTTTATTGGGCGTCCATCACTGAACCTGCTGCAGCCCATGCCATTAAACTCACGTTGATCGCCGCGGCAATTGCGGTGCCCTGTAATTTAATTTTTGGTTTGGCCGCCGCCTGGGCAATCGCTAAATTTGAGTTTCGCGGCAAACAATTTGTGATCACGCTAATCGATTTGCCTTTTGCGGTATCGCCGGTAATTGCGGGTTTGATTTACATGTTGTTATTTGGTCGGCAGGGATTTTTTGGCGAGTGGCTGGGCGAAAACGATTATCAAATTATGTTTGCCATTCCCGGCATAGTGCTTGCGACGGTGTTTGTGACGTTTCCGTTTATCGCACGGGAATTAATTCCGTTGATGCAAGAGCAGGGCAAAGAGCAAGAGGAAGCGGCAATTACCCTGGGTGCCAGCGGTTGGAAAATGTTTTGGCGCGTGACCTTGCCCTCGGTGAAGTGGGCGCTGTTGTACGGCATGATTTTGTGTAATGCACGCGCCATGGGTGAGTTTGGTGCGGTGAGTGTGGTCTCGGGAAAAATTCGCGAGCAAACCAACACTCTGCCACTGCACATTGAAATTCTGTACAACGAATACCAGTTTGCAGCCGCATTTGCAGTTGCCTCGCTACTCGCGTTATTGGCATTGGTCACGCTGGTATTAAAAAGTTTGTTGGAGTGGAAAGCAGCGCGTGAACATGAATTGGCGGTGCGCGCGGCGAATGCGCAGTAG
- a CDS encoding sulfate/molybdate ABC transporter ATP-binding protein gives MSIEVKNLHKTFGNFTALNNVSLDFPSGELVALLGPSGCGKTTLLRIIAGLENPDAGSVHFHGEDATNVHVRERNVGFVFQHYALFRHMTVFDNVAFGLTVRPKETRPSKEFIKKRVHELLELVQLDWLADRYPHQLSGGQRQRIALARALAVEPKVLLLDEPFGALDAKVRKDLRRWLRRLHDELHITSIFVTHDQEEAMEVADKIVVLNKGNIEQIGSPDDIYNNPASPFVYDFIGQVNLFHSRVDDGWAHIGDYKLPAPEYHQVKGQSAVAYVRPHDIELSESNSEGAIPARVAHVSTAGSVLRIELLHQLNNDVLHVELPRAQERSLNLTVGAALYAKPTASKIFLQP, from the coding sequence ATGAGTATCGAAGTTAAAAACCTGCATAAAACCTTTGGCAATTTTACTGCCCTGAATAACGTCTCACTGGATTTTCCCTCCGGCGAATTGGTTGCACTGCTTGGCCCCTCCGGCTGCGGAAAAACCACCCTGCTGCGCATTATCGCCGGGTTGGAAAACCCCGATGCAGGCAGTGTGCATTTTCATGGGGAAGACGCTACTAATGTGCATGTGCGCGAACGCAATGTCGGTTTTGTGTTTCAACACTACGCACTGTTCCGGCACATGACTGTCTTCGATAACGTCGCTTTTGGTTTAACCGTGCGCCCCAAAGAAACCCGACCTTCAAAAGAATTTATCAAAAAACGTGTGCATGAATTACTGGAGCTGGTGCAATTGGATTGGTTGGCGGATCGCTACCCACATCAATTATCCGGCGGGCAGCGGCAGCGCATCGCCTTGGCGCGCGCTCTGGCGGTTGAACCCAAAGTATTATTACTCGACGAACCCTTCGGTGCACTCGATGCCAAAGTGCGCAAGGATTTACGCCGCTGGTTGCGGCGCTTGCACGACGAACTGCACATCACGTCAATCTTCGTAACCCACGATCAGGAAGAGGCGATGGAAGTGGCCGATAAAATCGTGGTGTTAAACAAAGGCAATATCGAACAAATCGGTTCACCGGATGATATTTACAACAACCCCGCCAGTCCATTTGTGTACGATTTTATCGGCCAGGTAAATTTATTTCACAGCCGTGTCGATGATGGCTGGGCGCATATTGGCGATTACAAATTGCCCGCACCTGAATACCATCAGGTGAAAGGTCAATCCGCCGTTGCCTATGTGCGCCCGCACGATATTGAATTGAGTGAGAGTAATAGTGAAGGCGCAATTCCCGCGCGCGTTGCGCACGTGAGCACGGCAGGGTCGGTATTGCGTATTGAGTTATTGCATCAATTAAATAATGACGTGCTGCATGTGGAGTTGCCGCGCGCGCAAGAGCGCAGTTTGAATTTAACGGTGGGTGCTGCACTCTATGCAAAACCTACGGCATCAAAAATATTTTTGCAGCCTTGA
- a CDS encoding LysE family translocator: MSLEQLWLFTSITLIVSASPGPVMLACMIDAGRYGFTKSLYTMAGATLGNLVLVVLSALGLGFVAEQAEWIFHGIKWIGAAYLVYLGIELMRAAPLDTSLAAHTIRSQQLFSRAFIVAVTNPKGLIYFGALFPQFIDINHSLPPQFALLTTIFVLMDFIWMSIYALGGRSIMHWLGTPKHQRWFNWISGGLLIIAGIALAFSKL, translated from the coding sequence ATGTCACTCGAACAACTCTGGTTATTCACCAGCATCACCCTGATTGTTTCCGCCAGCCCCGGCCCGGTCATGCTCGCCTGCATGATCGATGCAGGTCGTTATGGTTTTACCAAATCCCTCTACACCATGGCAGGCGCCACCCTGGGCAATTTGGTATTGGTGGTGTTGTCAGCGCTGGGATTAGGTTTTGTCGCTGAACAAGCCGAGTGGATTTTCCATGGTATTAAATGGATTGGTGCGGCCTATTTAGTGTATTTAGGTATTGAACTGATGCGTGCCGCGCCGCTGGATACCAGCCTCGCCGCTCACACCATTCGCAGCCAACAATTATTTAGCCGGGCATTTATCGTTGCGGTCACCAACCCTAAAGGGCTCATTTATTTCGGCGCACTTTTTCCGCAATTTATCGACATCAACCACAGTTTGCCGCCGCAGTTTGCACTGCTCACCACTATTTTTGTGTTGATGGATTTTATTTGGATGAGCATCTACGCCTTGGGCGGGCGCAGTATTATGCACTGGCTGGGAACACCGAAGCACCAACGCTGGTTCAATTGGATTTCCGGTGGTTTATTAATTATTGCCGGTATCGCACTCGCATTCAGTAAATTGTAA
- a CDS encoding nuclear transport factor 2 family protein, which translates to MEKRLLMAALVAWLWGNQAAAQDCLKTEALVALDARYETALQRGDADFLQTLLAAEFYWVHNLASLKEDKAALIARVKQPTEQAKQRRSHDITAQRLGNTVVLQGLSSVDKWNDDGKTHRTSRYQFMRTYVAVEDECKLLAVQTMKVWSSDSQ; encoded by the coding sequence ATGGAAAAACGATTATTGATGGCAGCGCTGGTTGCCTGGCTGTGGGGAAATCAGGCCGCCGCCCAAGACTGTTTGAAGACTGAGGCACTAGTGGCCCTGGATGCGCGCTATGAAACGGCACTGCAACGTGGCGATGCGGATTTTTTGCAGACCCTGTTAGCTGCCGAATTTTATTGGGTACATAACCTTGCCAGCCTCAAAGAAGATAAGGCGGCATTAATCGCGCGGGTGAAGCAGCCGACCGAGCAGGCCAAGCAGCGCCGTTCCCATGACATCACCGCCCAGCGCCTTGGTAATACTGTCGTGCTGCAGGGCTTAAGCAGTGTGGATAAATGGAATGACGACGGCAAAACCCACCGCACCTCGCGCTATCAATTTATGCGCACCTATGTAGCAGTGGAGGATGAATGCAAGTTGTTGGCGGTACAAACAATGAAAGTGTGGTCGAGTGACAGCCAGTAA
- the pelA gene encoding pectate lyase, whose amino-acid sequence MHLSLKLALALVALCQLPLALAAAPANSAAPAQAAVDAQWQTYMARSDELRKLDNDFIRTEIKRLGLKKPLQPAYTKEFGFEPNQPAPWFKSAEGKATMAAILSLQTPSGGWSKRTDMTKARQPGMAFGSEKGYIPTFDNGATSTQMTLLAKAYSATGDKAYQDAFARGLQLILDAQYPNGGWPQNYPLVGDYHNYITYNDSLMVNLMFLLRDIAKGEGDYAFVSPAQRQLAQQSLDKAIQCALNTQVLVNGKATVWGAQHDPLTLMPAKARAYEMASLTSAESVWMVEFFMGLENPSAEVIESVHAAADWYDATKITGKVWVRGDADLKDDPNAPPMWSRFYELGSNKPIFGDRDGAIHYEVGKVSKERREGYAWYATSPNKILKHYAKWAKKYPRAQ is encoded by the coding sequence ATGCATTTATCGCTAAAACTCGCTCTGGCATTGGTCGCCCTTTGCCAGCTACCCCTCGCGCTCGCCGCCGCACCGGCAAACAGCGCTGCACCAGCCCAAGCCGCAGTAGATGCGCAGTGGCAAACCTACATGGCGCGCTCCGACGAGCTGCGCAAACTGGACAATGATTTTATCCGCACCGAGATAAAACGCCTCGGTTTAAAAAAGCCTCTGCAACCTGCTTACACCAAAGAATTTGGCTTTGAACCCAACCAGCCCGCACCCTGGTTTAAAAGTGCCGAGGGCAAGGCGACAATGGCCGCCATACTCTCGCTGCAAACGCCCTCAGGGGGCTGGTCCAAACGCACCGACATGACTAAAGCACGCCAACCAGGCATGGCCTTTGGCAGCGAAAAAGGCTACATCCCCACCTTTGATAATGGCGCCACCAGCACTCAAATGACGCTGCTGGCCAAAGCCTATAGCGCTACCGGTGACAAGGCCTATCAGGATGCATTTGCGCGCGGCCTGCAGCTGATCCTTGACGCCCAGTACCCCAATGGCGGCTGGCCACAAAACTATCCGCTGGTGGGCGATTACCACAACTACATCACCTATAACGATTCGCTGATGGTGAACCTGATGTTCCTGTTGCGCGATATTGCCAAGGGTGAAGGCGATTACGCCTTTGTCTCCCCGGCGCAGCGCCAGCTGGCACAACAAAGTCTGGATAAAGCCATCCAGTGCGCGCTGAATACCCAGGTATTAGTCAACGGCAAAGCCACCGTGTGGGGTGCACAACACGATCCACTCACACTGATGCCCGCCAAAGCGCGCGCCTATGAAATGGCCTCGCTCACCAGCGCGGAAAGTGTATGGATGGTGGAGTTCTTTATGGGATTGGAAAACCCCAGTGCGGAAGTTATTGAATCGGTTCATGCGGCAGCGGACTGGTATGACGCTACCAAAATTACCGGCAAGGTATGGGTACGCGGCGATGCAGACCTGAAAGACGACCCTAATGCCCCACCCATGTGGTCGCGGTTTTACGAGTTGGGCAGCAACAAGCCCATTTTTGGCGACCGCGATGGCGCAATCCACTACGAGGTAGGTAAAGTATCCAAAGAGCGCCGTGAAGGTTATGCCTGGTATGCCACATCGCCCAACAAAATCCTGAAACATTATGCGAAGTGGGCAAAGAAATACCCACGCGCGCAATAG
- the panB gene encoding 3-methyl-2-oxobutanoate hydroxymethyltransferase: MPYATINSGTSTANTALVKNITTNSLYKLKASGEKFVVISLYDAHMAAMAQRCGVEVVLVGDSLGMTVLGYDSTIPVTMEQMIYHVEAVARGNKKSLIIGDLPFMTYATPDDAMRNCMRIMQAGAQMVKLEGGAWLADTVRMLAERGVPVCAHLGLTPQSVNKFGGFRVQGRDAASAEKILADAKLLAEAGADLLVLECVPAALAARITREIAIPVVGIGAGRDTDAQVLVINDILGLTEQPPKFSKNFLLEAQDIPGAMQKYVADVKSGLFPGDDNIFL, from the coding sequence ATGCCCTACGCAACGATCAATAGCGGCACCTCCACGGCCAATACCGCACTGGTAAAAAACATCACCACCAACTCCTTGTACAAACTCAAAGCCAGCGGTGAAAAGTTTGTGGTGATCTCACTTTACGACGCGCATATGGCCGCGATGGCTCAGCGCTGCGGCGTGGAAGTAGTCTTGGTGGGCGACTCCCTGGGCATGACGGTGCTGGGGTACGACAGCACCATTCCAGTCACTATGGAGCAGATGATTTATCACGTTGAAGCGGTGGCGCGCGGCAACAAAAAGTCGCTCATTATTGGCGACCTGCCGTTTATGACCTACGCCACGCCGGACGATGCCATGCGCAACTGTATGCGCATCATGCAAGCGGGCGCGCAGATGGTAAAACTCGAGGGCGGCGCCTGGCTGGCCGATACCGTGCGCATGCTCGCCGAACGCGGCGTGCCGGTGTGCGCGCACCTGGGGTTAACCCCGCAATCCGTCAATAAATTTGGCGGTTTCCGGGTACAAGGGCGGGATGCGGCAAGCGCTGAAAAAATTCTCGCCGACGCTAAATTACTCGCCGAAGCCGGCGCCGATTTGCTGGTGTTAGAGTGTGTACCCGCCGCTCTGGCCGCGCGCATTACCCGCGAGATCGCCATCCCGGTGGTCGGCATAGGCGCCGGGCGCGATACCGATGCGCAAGTATTGGTGATTAACGATATTCTCGGCCTCACCGAGCAGCCGCCCAAATTTTCCAAAAACTTTTTGCTGGAAGCCCAGGATATTCCCGGCGCCATGCAAAAATACGTGGCCGATGTAAAGTCAGGTTTATTCCCTGGCGATGACAACATCTTCCTCTAA
- a CDS encoding deoxynucleoside kinase, protein MDAVFEELGLDLTNTQLPRYIAVEGCIGVGKTTLARNIAQLFNYDTLLEQPEENPFLERFYRDPKSTALPTQLFFLFQRANQLQALRQDDIFEPVRVADFLIEKDQLFARTTLDDDELNIYRQVYDKLVINAPRPDLVIYLQAPLDVLLERIRQRGISAEQHISADYLKALSDAYTEFFHFYDGAPLLIVNAKDLNLAQNRDHFKQLVQYILTIKSGRHYYNPVPAL, encoded by the coding sequence GTGGACGCTGTATTTGAAGAACTCGGTCTGGATTTAACCAACACCCAACTGCCGCGCTATATCGCGGTAGAGGGTTGCATTGGGGTGGGTAAAACCACACTGGCACGCAATATTGCGCAACTCTTTAATTACGACACCCTCCTCGAACAACCGGAAGAGAATCCGTTTCTGGAGCGTTTTTATCGCGACCCCAAATCCACCGCCCTGCCCACCCAATTATTCTTTTTATTCCAGCGCGCCAATCAGCTGCAGGCGCTGCGTCAGGACGATATTTTTGAGCCGGTGCGCGTGGCTGATTTTTTAATTGAGAAAGACCAGTTGTTTGCGCGCACCACACTCGATGACGACGAATTAAATATCTATCGCCAGGTCTACGACAAGCTGGTTATTAATGCCCCGCGCCCGGATCTGGTGATTTATTTGCAGGCACCACTCGATGTATTGCTGGAGCGCATTCGCCAGCGCGGTATCAGCGCCGAGCAACATATCAGCGCCGATTATTTAAAAGCACTCAGTGATGCCTACACCGAATTTTTTCATTTTTACGACGGCGCACCACTGCTGATTGTGAACGCCAAGGATTTAAACCTGGCGCAAAATCGCGATCACTTTAAACAGCTGGTGCAATATATCCTGACCATTAAAAGTGGTCGCCACTATTACAATCCGGTGCCCGCACTGTAA
- the folK gene encoding 2-amino-4-hydroxy-6-hydroxymethyldihydropteridine diphosphokinase translates to MTLAYIGLGSNLEDPLAQVTRAFDELSALPDTQLLERSAIYSSKPVGPAQPDFINAVALLDTQLAPLALLDALQAIEQAHQRVRIEHWGPRTLDLDLLLYGDLVIAHERLTVPHPYLTQRSFVLYPLADITPELHLPDGSQLSNWLHQCAPDGLTKLPSPSEC, encoded by the coding sequence ATGACGCTGGCCTATATTGGTCTGGGCAGCAATCTGGAGGATCCACTGGCGCAGGTAACACGCGCCTTTGATGAGCTATCGGCACTGCCGGACACACAGCTGCTTGAACGCTCTGCGATCTACAGCAGCAAGCCGGTCGGCCCCGCGCAACCCGACTTTATTAATGCCGTTGCGCTGCTGGATACCCAATTGGCGCCACTCGCCCTACTGGACGCGCTGCAAGCCATTGAGCAGGCGCACCAGCGGGTGCGCATTGAGCACTGGGGGCCGCGCACCCTGGATTTGGATCTGCTGCTCTATGGCGATCTAGTTATCGCCCATGAGCGCTTGACGGTGCCTCACCCCTACCTTACCCAGCGCAGTTTTGTGCTCTACCCGCTGGCAGATATCACCCCTGAATTACACCTGCCGGATGGCAGCCAATTGAGCAACTGGTTACACCAGTGTGCCCCTGATGGCCTGACTAAATTGCCATCCCCATCTGAGTGTTGA